One genomic window of Panicum hallii strain FIL2 chromosome 6, PHallii_v3.1, whole genome shotgun sequence includes the following:
- the LOC112897573 gene encoding probable leucine-rich repeat receptor-like protein kinase IMK3, translating into MTNADKFSSMQEVLVLVLVEQLGGCVVQVKDSRAPNTPVDWAMRMTIAKGTARGLAYLHNDMSIVHGNLTASNVLLEEQCNPKIPNFGLARMAQEILLLYKLCLLWSCSALM; encoded by the exons ATGACCAATGCAGACAAGTTCAGTAGCATGCAGGAAGTGCTCGTATTGGTTTTGGTGGAACAATTAGGAGGATGTGTTGTCCAAGTAAAGGATT CTCGCGCTCCGAACACGCCGGTGGACTGGGCGATGCGGATGACAATCGCCAAGGGCACAGCCCGTGGCCTGGCCTACCTCCACAATGACATGAGCATCGTGCACGGCAATCTGACCGCCAGCAATGTCCTCCTCGAGGAGCAATGCAACCCCAAGATCCCCAACTTCGGGTTAGCTAGAATGGCACAAGAAATTTTACTTCTGTACAAGCTTTGCTTGCTATGGTCATGTAGTGCCTTGATGTAA
- the LOC112896261 gene encoding G patch domain-containing protein 11, whose amino-acid sequence MEPDADEDYMGDLSHFLPPSPSSSTPSSNLGRRKQPPAQAQARAKRGKGVPWQERWKQERERKQREEDARTMARLAEAIPESNVGFRMLKLMGYDPGARGAAEPVGIEIRRSRAGLGAEPAVAPAPAPAPTEKTREAVEMERRRQEEMMGELRARKSTQWRGRRLVWDFRKAEAALAQLENREVEPPAPEGEDKDKEAEEEEEVITEEDLQNILSKLRNQYQYCLYCGCKYESVEALAKECPGPNEDDH is encoded by the exons ATGGAGCCGGACGCCGACGAGGATTACATGGGCGACCTCTCCCACTTCCTCCCGCCGAGTCCGTCCTCCTCCACCCCATCGAGTAACCTCGGGCGCCGGAAGCAACCACCcgcgcaggcgcaggcgcggGCGAAGCGCGGGAAGGGGGTGCCGTGGCAGGAGCGGTGGAAGCAGGAGCGCGAGAGGAAGCAGCGGGAGGAGGACGCACGCACGATGGCCCGGCTCGCGGAGGCCATCCCGGAGAGCAACGTAGGGTTCAGGATGTTGAAGCTGATGGGATACGACCCGGGGGCGCGCGGCGCCGCCGAGCCCGTCGGCATCGAGATCCGCCGCTCGAGGGCTGGCCTCGGGGCGGAGCCTGCGGTggcaccggcgccggcgccggctccGACGGAGAAGACGCGGGAGGCGGTGGAGATGGAGCGGAGGCGGCAGGAGGAGATGATGGGGGAGCTAAGGGCGAGGAAGAGCACGCAGTGGAGGGGGCGGAGGTTGGTGTGGGACTTCCGCAAGGCCGAGGCGGCGCTCGCGCAGCTGGAGAACCGGGAGGTGgagccgccggcgccggagggGGAGGACAAGGATaaagaggcagaggaggaagaggaggtgaTCACAGAAGAG GATTTGCAGAATATATTATCCAAGTTGCGCAATCAATACCAGTACTGCCTATATTGTGGATGCAAG TATGAATCAGTGGAAGCACTGGCAAAGGAATGCCCTGGCCCTAATGAGGATGACCATTGA
- the LOC112897406 gene encoding probable lipoxygenase 8, chloroplastic yields MALLLKPSPSSSTQTCCGCSTAAAQSPLVLVLASSPSSLSRRPLPSLPIQLGRPRRGRGKGKRIAIGCVASARSEAPSSSTSGSSSAAASGSAAMAAGAARVKAVATIKATVGGFLDSLRPSRAIDDVKDLIGRSLYLELVSSQLDAKTGQEKPTLRSYAHKVADDDDEVVAYEADFDVPADFGAVGAVLVTNEHHAEMFLEDIRLMPSSSDDDGAPLLAIRCNSWVQPKSGGGGDAPGKRVFFANKPYLPSQTPPGLRSYRRKDLEQKRGDGRGQRKSTDRVYDYDTYNDLGDPDDGADKARPVLGGSKQFPYPRRCRTGRPMSTKDPKTETRSGDNYVPRDEAFSEEKQLQFSVKTLRSVLRAAVPAVQSTLIDPDLGFPSFFVIDKLFEDGVELPKAEQLGFLAGVLPRLLQKLRDSPGDQVLLFDRPANVKKDKFAWLRDGEFARETLAGMNPYAIELVREFPLKSKLDPAVYGPAESAITAEVLEQQMGRVMTVAEAVKQKRLFMLDYHDLFLPYVHKIRAQEHTTMYGSRTVFFLCDDGTLRLLGIELTRPASPAQPQWRRVFTPSTDTTESWLWRMAKSHVRAHDSGHHELVSHWLRTHCAVEPYIIAANRQLSEMHPIYQLLHPHFRYTMRINALARTALINAGGIIELSFSPQKYAMELSSVAYDQLWRFDTEALPADLIRRGMAEEDPNAEHGLKLAIKDYPFANDGLLIWDAITGWVQAYVSRFYPDAGGVAGDAELQAFWADVRTVGHGDKKDAPGWPALDSPDSLAHALTTIIWVASAHHAAVNFGQYDFGGYFPNRPSIARTNMPVEEPVDAGALAAFLDNPDLALRECFPSQVQATLVMAVLDLLSTHSPDEEYLGGLETAPWSDDAGVQAAYGEFNARLKEIEGIIDGRNADRRLRNRCGAGIVPYQLMKPFSEAGVTGKGIPNSTSI; encoded by the exons ATGGCTCTTCTGCTCAAGCCATCACCAAGCAGCAGCACCCAAACCTGTTGTGGTTGTAGCACAGCAGCAGCACAAAGCCCTCTCGTCCTCGTCCTtgcctcctctccctcctcgtTGAGCCGCCGCCCGTTGCCGTCGCTGCCGATCCAGCTCGGCCGGCCGCGGCGCGGACGAGGGAAAGGGAAGAGGATCGCCATAGGTTGCGTGGCGTCGGCGCGGTCGGAGGCGCCGAGCAGCAGCACATCAGGCAGTAGCAGTGCGGCCGCGTCGGGttcggcggccatggcggcgggggcggcgcgcgtgAAGGCGGTGGCGACGATCAAGGCCACCGTGGGCGGGTTCCTGGACAGCCTGCGGCCGTCCAGGGCCATCGACGACGTCAAGGACCTCATCGGCAGGTCGCTCTACCTCGAGCTCGTCAGCTCCCAGCTTGACGCAA AGACGGGGCAGGAGAAGCCCACCCTCCGGAGCTACGCGCACAAGGTggcggacgacgacgacgaggtggTGGCCTACGAGGCGGACTTCGACGTGCCGGCGGACTTCGGCGCGGTCGGCGCCGTGCTGGTCACCAACGAGCACCACGCGGAGATGTTCCTCGAGGACATCAGGCTGATGCCGTCCTCCTCCGACGACGACGGCGCCCCGCTCCTCGCCATCCGGTGCAACTCGTGGGTGCAGCCCaagtccggcggcggcggcgacgcgccGGGGAAGCGCGTCTTCTTCGCCAACAAG CCTTACCTGCCGAGCCAGACGCCGCCGGGCCTCCGGAGCTACCGGAGGAAGGACCTGGAGCAGAAGCGCGGCGACGGCCGCGGGCAGCGGAAATCCACCGACCGTGTCTACGACTACGACACCTACAACGACCTCGGCGACCCCGACGACGGCGCCGACAAGGCCCGGCCGGTCCTCGGCGGCAGCAAGCAGTTCCCCTacccgcgccgctgccgcaccgGCCGGCCCATGTCCACCAAAG ACCCGAAGACGGAGACGAGGAGTGGCGACAACTACGTGCCGAGGGACGAGGCGTTCTCGGAGGAGAAGCAGCTGCAGTTCTCGGTGAAGACGCTGCGGTCGGTGctccgcgccgccgtgccgGCCGTGCAGTCCACGCTCATCGACCCCGACCTCGGCTTCCCGTCCTTCTTCGTCATCGACAAGCTGTTCGAGGACGGGGTCGAGCTGCCCAAGGCCGAGCAGCTCGGATTCCTCGCCGGCGTCCTGCCCCGCCTGCTGCAGAAGCTCCGCGACAGCCCCGGCGACCAGGTCCTCCTCTTCGACAGGCCCGCCAATGTCAAGA AGGACAAGTTTGCATGGTTGAGGGACGGGGAGTTCGCGAGGGAGACGCTTGCCGGGATGAATCCGTACGCAATCGAGCTCGTCAGG GAGTTCCCTCTGAAGAGCAAGCTCGACCCGGCGGTGTACGGGCCGGCGGAGTCGGCGATCACCGCCGAGGTGCTGGAGCAGCAGATGGGGCGAGTGATGACGGTCGCCGAGGCGGTGAAGCAGAAGCGGCTCTTCATGCTGGACTACCACGACCTGTTCCTGCCGTACGTGCACAAGATCCGGGCGCAGGAGCACACCACCATGTACGGCTCGCGCAccgtcttcttcctctgtgACGACGGCACGCTGCGGCTGCTGGGCATCGAGCTCACCCGGCCGGCGTCGCCGGCGCAGCCGCAGTGGAGGCGCGTGTTCACCCCGTCCACGGACACCACCGAGTCCTGGCTGTGGCGGATGGCCAAGTCCCACGTCCGCGCGCACGACTCGGGCCACCACGAGCTCGTCAGCCACTGGCTGCGCACGCACTGCGCCGTGGAGCCGTACATCATCGCCGCGAACCGGCAGCTCAGCGAGATGCACCCCATCTACCAGCTGCTCCACCCGCACTTCCGCTACACCATGCGGATCAACGCGCTCGCACGGACGGCGCTCATCAACGCCGGCGGCATCATCGAGCTCTCGTTCTCGCCGCAGAAGTACGCCATGGAGCTCAGCTCCGTCGCGTACGACCAGCTCTGGCGCTTCGACACGGAGGCCCTCCCTGCCGACCTCATCCGCAGGGGGATGGCCGAGGAGGATCCCAACGCGGAGCACGGCCTGAAGCTCGCGATCAAGGACTACCCGTTCGCCAACGACGGCCTGCTGATCTGGGACGCCATCACGGGCTGGGTGCAGGCGTACGTCTCGCGGTTCTACCCTGACGCCGGCGGCGTGGCCGGAGACGCGGAGCTGCAGGCGTTCTGGGCGGACGTGCGCACCGTGGGCCACGGCGACAAGAAGGACGCGCCAGGGTGGCCAGCGCTGGACTCGCCGGACAGCCTGGCGCACGCGCTGACGACCATCATCTGGGTCGCGTCGGCGCACCACGCCGCCGTCAACTTCGGGCAGTACGACTTCGGCGGGTACTTCCCCAACCGGCCGTCCATCGCGCGCACCAACATGCCGGTGGAGGAGCCCGTCGACGCTGGCGCGCTCGCGGCGTTCCTGGACAACCCGGACCTGGCGCTCCGGGAGTGCTTCCCGTCGCAGGTGCAGGCGACGCTGGTGATGGCCGTGCTGGACCTTCTGTCCACGCACTCCCCCGACGAGGAGTACCTCGGCGGGCTGGAGACCGCGCCGTGGAGCGACGACGCCGGGGTGCAGGCGGCGTACGGGGAGTTCAACGCGCGGCTCAAGGAGATCGAGGGGATCATCGACGGGAGGAACGCGGACAGGAGGCTCAGGAACCGGTGCGGCGCCGGCATCGTGCCGTACCAGCTCATGAAACCCTTCTCCGAGGCCGGTGTGACGGGCAAGGGCATCCCCAACAGCACGTCCATCTGA
- the LOC112896431 gene encoding ETHYLENE INSENSITIVE 3-like 3 protein — MARAQNGILKYMLKLVEVCNARGFVYGIIPEKGKPVGGASENIRAWWKEKVKFDKNGPAAIAKYELENSMLSNAKSSGTKNQHSLMDLQDATLGSLLSALMQHCSPQQRRYPLDKGVPPPWWPSGNEAWWTALGLPKGESPPYKKPHDLKKAWKAGVLMGVIKHMAPNFDKIRNQVRKSKCLQDKMTAKESLIWLGVLQREEKNDTYSSSDEYDVDRLEQPPRSTSSKEDEGDTQPVLQIRGPQISTRKKKRRRRDESSNQVVSKEEMTKSQQQKSPSDHPPIAEDEVEVTQRNDNPPETVSTAISDMNIFYPMDVVGMANQPASLNHVPTIGSLQQHADSQGNFLSPGAAINNCNSNQDASAALNNNNNSNQAASAALNNYSSNQAARAAQSSTYLSDPPLACEGSDDIVNSWSGHSFLRDIGRGPIGFNPSPVVQPSTMQQPLPLPTDHHAPIVGTGALSEDGTYSYPTAGSGHPGTVASEARQLMDGSFFGEAADKFAGDSFGALPLSLIPISSPIPFLDVFLDDDELMPYLGT; from the coding sequence ATGGCGAGGGCCCAGAATGGGATTTTGAAGTACATGCTCAAGCTGGTGGAGGTGTGCAATGCACGAGGGTTTGTTTATGGGATCATTCCTGAAAAGGGGAAGCCTGTCGGTGGTGCATCAGAAAACATAAGAGCCTGGTGGAAGGAGAAGGTGAAGTTTGACAAGAATGGGCCAGCGGCGATTGCAAAATATGAGCTTGAGAACTCGATGCTGAGCAATGCTAAGAGCAGTGGGACAAAGAATCAGCATAGCTTGATGGATCTCCAAGACGCCACTCTGGGCTCATTGCTTTCAGCGTTGATGCAGCACTGCAGCCCACAGCAGAGAAGGTATCCACTGGATAAGGGTGTCCCGCCCCCATGGTGGCCATCAGGGAATGAGGCGTGGTGGACTGCTTTGGGCCTTCCGAAGGGAGAAAGTCCTCCGTACAAAAAACCTCATGATCTAAAGAAGGCTTGGAAAGCTGGAGTTCTGATGGGTGTGATCAAACACATGGCCCCGAACTTTGATAAGATTAGGAATCAGGTAAGGAAGTCAAAGTGTTTGCAGGACAAAATGACAGCAAAAGAGAGTCTGATTTGGTTGGGAGTTTTACAACGTGAAGAGAAAAATGACACGTATAGCAGCAGCGATGAGTATGATGTCGACCGATTGGAGCAGCCTCCTCGTTCTACATCATCCAAAGAGGATGAAGGAGACACTCAGCCTGTTTTGCAGATAAGAGGACCGCAAATCTCAACtagaaagaagaagagaaggcgCCGTGATGAATCCTCCAACCAAGTTGTTAGTAAGGAAGAAATGACTAAATCTCAGCAGCAGAAAAGCCCCTCGGACCATCCGCCAATTGCTGAGGATGAGGTTGAAGTGACACAAAGAAATGATAATCCACCAGAAACCGTGAGCACTGCGATTAGTGATATGAACATATTTTACCCAATGGATGTGGTGGGCATGGCTAACCAGCCAGCAAGTCTCAATCATGTCCCTACAATAGGATCTTTGCAACAGCACGCGGATTCACAAGGGAATTTTCTATCTCCTGGTGCTGCGATCAACAACTGCAACAGTAACCAGGATGCAAGCGCTGCtctcaacaacaacaacaacagtaACCAGGCTGCTAGTGCTGCTCTCAATAACTACAGCAGTAACCAGGCTGCAAGAGCTGCTCAATCAAGCACTTATCTAAGCGACCCCCCTCTGGCTTGTGAAGGCAGCGACGACATTGTCAACTCATGGTCAGGACACTCGTTTCTGCGGGATATTGGTCGTGGGCCAATTGGTTTTAATCCTTCACCAGTTGTTCAGCCTTCGACGATGCAGCAGCCACTACCACTGCCAACGGATCACCATGCGCCTATTGTGGGTACAGGAGCGCTGTCCGAGGACGGTACTTATAGCTATCCTACGGCAGGCAGTGGGCATCCGGGGACTGTTGCTAGCGAAGCCCGCCAGCTCATGGATGGTTCTTTCTTTGGCGAGGCCGCTGATAAGTTTGCAGGCGACTCTTTTGGCGCACTTCCTTTGAGCCTCATTCCTATCAGTAGTCCGATCCCTTTCCTCGATGTTTTCCTGGACGACGATGAATTGATGCCATACCTGGGCACATGA
- the LOC112897788 gene encoding flavonol sulfotransferase-like → MATANAPSVVGPVPFTDVCGARPGPVPPPNDPDDDDASAAALPGDGRLRLRWYQGTWVPRVCVPGVVAIRQGSFAPRRGDVVLASPHKCGTTWLKALAFATMARGAYPPAGAGHPLLRLNPHDCVPFMEMLFADGSAGSRKMGALPSPRLMATHMHHAILPASISNNPDCKIVYICRNPKDMLVSLWHFGRRVQPDLAFSDVFEHACEGVSFSGPIWDHVLGYWNASKESPETVLFLRYEEILLEPAGNVRRLARFVGQPLSPAEEAAGVAEDIARLCSFEALRGLEVNTAAGSGSLLFPNGAYFRRGQAGDWANHMTPEMAQRLDAVMEEKLRGSGLSFA, encoded by the exons ATGGCGACCGCGAACGCACCCAGCGTTGTTGGCCCGGTGCCGTTCACGGACGTCTGCGGCGCGAGGCCGGGTCCCGTGCCTCCGCCCAACGAtcccgacgacgacgacgccagTGCCGCCGCGCTCCCGGGCGACGGCAGGCTGCGCCTGCGCTGGTACCAGGGCACGTGGGTGCCTCGGGTGTGCGTGCCGGGGGTCGTCGCCATCCGGCAGGGGAGcttcgcgccgcgccgcggcgaCGTCGTCCTCGCGAGCCCGCACAAGTGCGGCACCACGTGGCTCAAGGCCCTGGCCTTCGCCACCATGGCGCGGGGCGCGTACCCTCCCGCGGGCGCGGGGCAcccgctcctccgcctcaacccgCACGACTGCGTCCCGTTCATGGAGATGCTGTTCGCCGACGGCTCGGCCGGGAGCCGCAAGATGGGCGCGCTGCCGTCGCCGAGGCTCATGGCCACGCACATGCACCACGCGATCCTGCCCGCCTCCATCAGCAACAACCCCGACTGCAAAATCGTCTACATTTGCAG GAACCCCAAGGACATGCTGGTCTCTCTGTGGCACTTCGGCAGACGAGTCCAACCCGACCTCGCGTTCTCCGACGTGTTCGAGCACGCCTGCGAGGGCGTGTCCTTCAGCGGCCCCATCTGGGACCATGTCCTGGGCTACTGGAACGCCAGCAAGGAGAGCCCGGAGACGGTGCTGTTCCTGCGGTACGAGGAGATCCTGCTCGAACCCGCCGGCAACGTGCGGAGGCTCGCGCGGTTCGTCGGGCAGCCGCTCTCGCCGGCCGAGGAGGCGGCCGGGGTCGCCGAGGACATCGCGCGGCTCTGCAGCTTCGAGGCGCTGCGAGGCCTGGAGGTCAACACGGCGGCGGGCTCCGGCTCTCTCCTCTTCCCGAACGGCGCCTACTTCAGGAGAGGGCAGGCCGGGGACTGGGCCAACCACATGACCCCGGAGATGGCCCAGCGCCTGGACGCCGTCATGGAGGAGAAGCTCCGCGGGTCAGGCCTGTCCTTCGcgtga